A window of Myxococcales bacterium contains these coding sequences:
- a CDS encoding glutamate synthase subunit beta yields MADPRGFLEVPREKAVDAPAAERTRHYHEFVVEPGPEALRKQASRCMDCGIPFCHEGCPLGNVIPEFNDLVYRGKLDEGVRVLYGTNNFPEVTGRVCPAPCEASCVLNLTNAPVTIKDIERNLAHHAMEHLEPVVAPVRTGKSVAVIGSGPAGLACAQELARRGHDVTVLERDDRIGGLLRYGIPDFKLEKEILDRRARQLEAEGVVFRTGVAVEPSTHEALLAPFDAVVLAMGARVPRDLDIPGRGLHGVHFAMDFLERQNRVVAGDAVPDLISTAGKSVVVIGGGDTGSDCVGTSNRQGASAVVQLELMPKPPLVRARENPWPEWPLVLRTSSSHEEGCARDFGVRTKAFLGDEAGNVRALLVERVALRGGSLVAEAGSDLEIPAERVFLAMGFTGPEPALLDALGVAKDARGNAQSDAQGRTSRTGFFAAGDVSRGQSLVVWAIADGRRVARGVDAFLRASLSARVA; encoded by the coding sequence GTGGCTGATCCCCGTGGATTTCTCGAGGTCCCGCGCGAAAAGGCGGTCGACGCGCCCGCCGCCGAGCGCACGCGGCACTACCACGAGTTCGTGGTGGAGCCCGGGCCCGAGGCGCTCCGCAAGCAGGCTTCGCGGTGCATGGACTGCGGCATTCCGTTCTGCCACGAGGGGTGCCCGCTCGGGAACGTCATCCCGGAGTTCAACGATCTCGTCTACCGGGGGAAGCTCGACGAAGGCGTGCGTGTCCTCTACGGCACGAACAACTTCCCCGAGGTCACGGGGCGGGTGTGCCCTGCGCCCTGCGAAGCCTCGTGCGTGCTGAACCTCACGAACGCGCCGGTCACCATCAAGGACATCGAGCGGAACCTCGCGCACCACGCGATGGAGCACCTCGAGCCCGTGGTCGCGCCGGTGCGCACGGGCAAATCGGTCGCGGTGATCGGCTCGGGCCCGGCGGGCCTCGCGTGCGCCCAAGAGCTCGCGCGCCGCGGCCACGACGTGACCGTGCTCGAACGCGACGACCGTATCGGTGGGCTCCTCCGGTACGGAATCCCCGACTTCAAGCTCGAGAAGGAGATCCTCGATCGTCGCGCTCGGCAGCTCGAGGCCGAGGGCGTCGTGTTTCGGACGGGCGTCGCGGTCGAGCCATCGACGCACGAAGCCCTGCTCGCCCCCTTCGACGCGGTCGTGCTCGCCATGGGCGCGCGCGTGCCGCGCGATCTCGACATTCCGGGCCGAGGGCTCCACGGCGTGCACTTCGCCATGGATTTTCTCGAGCGCCAGAACCGCGTGGTCGCGGGCGACGCCGTGCCCGACCTCATCTCGACGGCGGGCAAGTCGGTCGTGGTCATCGGCGGAGGCGACACGGGGTCCGACTGCGTCGGCACGTCGAACCGTCAGGGGGCGTCGGCCGTCGTGCAGCTCGAGCTCATGCCCAAGCCACCGCTCGTCCGCGCACGCGAGAACCCCTGGCCCGAGTGGCCGCTCGTATTGCGCACCTCGTCGTCGCACGAAGAGGGTTGCGCGAGGGACTTCGGCGTCCGCACCAAGGCCTTCCTGGGTGACGAGGCGGGCAACGTTCGCGCCTTGCTCGTCGAGCGCGTCGCGCTCCGCGGAGGGAGCCTCGTCGCCGAGGCCGGGAGCGACCTCGAGATCCCGGCCGAGCGCGTGTTCCTCGCGATGGGCTTCACGGGGCCCGAGCCCGCCCTCCTCGACGCGCTCGGCGTCGCCAAGGATGCCCGCGGCAACGCCCAGAGCGACGCGCAGGGGCGCACGTCACGGACCGGGTTCTTCGCCGCGGGCGACGTGTCCCGAGGGCAGTCGCTCGTCGTGTGGGCCATCGCGGATGGTCGTCGCGTGGCGCGCGGCGTGGACGCGTTCCTCCGCGCGAGCCTCTCGGCCCGGGTCGCGTGA